Proteins encoded by one window of Rhodohalobacter sp. SW132:
- a CDS encoding ABC transporter permease produces MSLSYLIKEGVAGLSRARLAAFTSIFSLFLAVLLIGVLTRIGFNAYEVAQLLRQQVEIEVFLQNIDTQTTNELQQSIQNEPFVEELNYISRDSASMIFQQEFGMGGEALASLNFLPASFRLKISDDATVAQVDSLVQVVEQYHGVDEVQFNLALLELLEARTDQLAIGGAAIGMFILFIAMILVFNTIRLTIYAKRDLIRAMKLVGATNGFIRRPFLVEGILQGIIAGTAASFVIYLLFEWIVPTYLSQLGILTWPFGRWYYLIGGVMILAMAMGWWGSRWAARKFIKDTTISS; encoded by the coding sequence ATGAGTCTATCATATTTAATTAAAGAAGGTGTGGCCGGGTTATCACGAGCCAGGCTGGCCGCATTCACATCTATATTTTCACTGTTTCTTGCAGTCCTTTTGATAGGTGTGCTCACCCGAATCGGGTTTAACGCCTACGAAGTTGCTCAATTGCTGAGGCAGCAGGTTGAGATTGAGGTGTTCTTGCAAAACATCGATACACAAACCACAAATGAACTTCAGCAGAGCATACAAAATGAGCCGTTTGTTGAAGAACTGAATTATATTTCAAGAGACAGCGCATCCATGATTTTTCAGCAGGAATTTGGGATGGGAGGTGAAGCGTTAGCAAGCCTGAACTTTTTACCGGCTTCCTTCAGGCTGAAGATTTCGGATGATGCTACCGTGGCACAGGTGGATTCACTGGTTCAGGTTGTGGAACAATATCACGGTGTGGATGAAGTTCAGTTTAACCTGGCCCTGCTGGAATTGCTCGAAGCCCGAACGGATCAGCTTGCGATTGGGGGTGCAGCTATAGGGATGTTTATTCTTTTTATTGCGATGATTCTTGTGTTTAACACCATCCGGCTCACGATCTACGCGAAACGCGATCTTATACGAGCGATGAAACTGGTAGGTGCCACCAATGGATTTATCCGCCGACCGTTTTTGGTCGAAGGAATTCTGCAGGGAATCATTGCAGGAACCGCCGCTTCTTTTGTGATTTACCTGTTATTTGAATGGATAGTACCCACTTATTTGTCGCAGCTTGGGATACTCACCTGGCCGTTCGGGCGATGGTATTACCTGATTGGCGGCGTGATGATTCTCGCTATGGCGATGGGATGGTGGGGGAGCCGATGGGCAGCCCGTAAATTTATTAAGGACACTACAATCAGCAGTTAA